Proteins from a genomic interval of Oncorhynchus kisutch isolate 150728-3 linkage group LG28, Okis_V2, whole genome shotgun sequence:
- the alkbh4 gene encoding alpha-ketoglutarate-dependent dioxygenase alkB homolog 4, whose product MATEIHHANCGCKGIRTCLLCESVNGNGLLSENGQPIRHDFMYDPLLRRAVRNYGGQQLSFPFPGIFLWNNFISEEEENEMITDMDLNAWRESQSGRRKQDFGPKVNFKKHKVRLGGFCGLPPISRKLVLRMSQEPVLAGFQPVEQCNLDYHPQRGSAIDPHLDDSWLWGERLVTVNLLSDTTLTMSLEEGLTELGPGGVRVSVHLPCRSLVVVYSEARHRWKHAIHRHDIHERRVCSTYRELSAEFMSGGEQQNMGSQLLDIALSFEGTPI is encoded by the exons ATGGCGACGGAAATTCACCATGCTAATTGTGGTTGTAAGGGGATTCGAACTTGTTTATTGTGTGAGAGCGTGAATGGAAATGGACTATTATCGGAGAATGGTCAACCG ATACGACACGATTTTATGTACGACCCATTGCTGAGACGAGCTGTGCGCAATTATGGTGGGCAGCAGCTGTCTTTTCCCTTCCCTGGAATCTTTTTATGGAATAACTTCAtatcagaagaggaggagaatgagatgATAACCGATATGGACCTCAACGCCTGGAGAGAGTCACAGTCTGGTCGACGGAAACAG GACTTTGGGCCTAAAGTGAACTTCAAAAAACACAAAGTGCGTCTTGGTGGCTTCTGCGGCCTGCCTCCAATCAGCCGTAAACTGGTGCTACGGATGTCCCAGGAGCCGGTCCTAGCCGGGTTTCAACCAGTGGAGCAGTGCAACCTGGATTACCACCCCCAGCGTGGGTCTGCTATTGATCCCCACCTGGATGACAGCTGGCTGTGGGGGGAGCGTCTGGTCACCGTCAACCTGCTCTCAGACACCACTCTCACAATGTCCCTGGAAGAGGGCCTGACAGAACTAGGACCGGGGGGGGTCCGAGTGTCTGTGCACCTTCCCTGCAGATCCCTTGTGGTGGTATACAGCGAAGCACGTCACAGATGGAAACATGCCATCCATAGACATGACATCCATGAGCGCAGGGTGTGCAGTACCTACAGGGAGCTGTCTGCTGAGTTCATGTCTGGGGGAGAGCAGCAAAACATGGGCTCCCAACTGCTGGACATAGCTCTGAGCTTTGAGGGTACACCGATATAG